One genomic segment of Gammaproteobacteria bacterium includes these proteins:
- a CDS encoding single-stranded DNA-binding protein, whose translation MIRALVTGTLHNDPQARTSQNGKPFTTGKLKADASENGIAWVSLIGFQEQAERLATLKAGQAISISGRAKLTAWLNKQGEAQAGLDVVIDELATLRPRPKPKPEPAQAGFDDDLAI comes from the coding sequence ATGATCCGCGCTCTGGTGACCGGGACGCTGCATAACGACCCGCAAGCCCGAACCAGTCAGAACGGCAAACCGTTCACCACCGGCAAGCTCAAGGCCGACGCCAGCGAAAACGGCATCGCGTGGGTTTCGCTGATTGGATTCCAGGAACAAGCCGAGCGGCTGGCGACGTTGAAAGCCGGTCAGGCCATTTCGATCAGTGGCCGCGCCAAGCTGACCGCGTGGCTGAACAAACAGGGCGAAGCGCAGGCCGGGCTGGACGTGGTAATTGACGAACTGGCGACCTTGCGCCCACGCCCCAAACCCAAACCGGAACCCGCCCAGGCCGGGTTTGATGATGATCTGGCGATCTGA